One genomic segment of Salmo trutta unplaced genomic scaffold, fSalTru1.1, whole genome shotgun sequence includes these proteins:
- the LOC115188732 gene encoding zinc finger CCCH domain-containing protein 13 isoform X2 yields MSKIRRRVTVENSKTISDSSSSQTSTTPSRRPSVFERLGPSTGSNAVEVCTSTPASNPLTDTSHACPEKTNCRNWLKTGNCSYGNTCRYTHGTQPRGKGFSGSFSRSAERPTGDLRERMKNKRQDVESDATKRDPEEPTSPTARQRDSSRGRHREKEDIKITKERTPASEEETTEWEANREDSDNGDYDYELSLEMKRQKIQRELMKLEQENMEKREDIVIKKEEPTTKTRTTIISKTSPERSSSKGSPSSRKSSGSPKHTKGPKASGSRKKEKKTSVSSSASATARSSKGGHGKKKGPRTPSPPPPVLPLVNPVVAAGGKKHKGKHKNKEKCEEKPPKEGKERGRDAEKHKEKKEKRRDRSDSSHKAKRSVMSEERSGSVSSPSRDREMSPSARKNKSTSPKVASQKTLAPASPPHRSPPPRHKRTPTPPRHHSPSSHSGSSAQRHSPSPRRRRSASPAYNREPPAASSPPGQRCSSRSPAASRDTSSPQRRTSPGGRNHSRGRERGRSERGRSPPAQEHRHERRDESRGKREKDCSRDDRDYEVAETSSSRDAAREDRETKEGRERRGDGRSDRRGDSTSTSRDPTRDRDRDTKDSTREPRTTETTSTRSGRDPLEYRDRDREREREREKEKERERERGEREKTDRKEEAVPEEGRGYGRGHGREEGGRTEGRGEVRGETRTESRAERPGRGRGREADASDKGSSGSTRNARGSQLESGGHDGWDSRSGGGFREKSAERSTDRGAERGGAERGGAERDRYDGDRRGGEQATGRDSSYDRRGGHTDRGDRRENRERDQRASSPGRHPARGEEPDREETRGRDERRGEEKGGDRREDRAREREREREREREKEREREREKEREAERERVREREREREREREREKEKEREKEREREREREEREREREERDRERKEREREREREREREREQRERERQREWEEREKGRDERRERTRDEPRDDRSVRDSHEDRKTSRKRHRVETTPSPTRPSPKRARDAPPGDGEEYNSPEEKSERLIGGGQPKVRPTSGPGPITILPVTVPVCPPPPVLDSVEKHRLLSQVVLPPQEPLLRSPPSTSVAEDTKPSRWKDEERRGGGDKREGRSRRNEEADARGDRGGAGRGGERRGEHPSDSSTPVSASGSDSRRGKERDGGEPTPPPPPVALVTEDRDAPVPSGHEEGKKKTKSQKKGLKKGRKEEGVAGGVSGAPERFTNPEPPSSMALSDGPPPPLLSPRKAPKKKALDKKRKRSRGAESDASEEEPGSSHLPPGKRNKRGPRTPPPAPKEALLSQRAVPHSVAEPLPQPVKMDANFSDWSDEDVLERGGVSAAVKAPPTVLTERTPTEALPRRGGPRGGKERVERPVPPPIAPLLSQDPPMLLQTLPPQPLMSQPLLRKPPPEQKRSSSMGSNQSRASSRRLRSPSNESAHREDPQQGQGPGRPRRGHQLQGGNSRDRERERERDRERERERGERERGPVVTEPPVVRGEERKSRIDQLRRGEPSRSTSSDRQDSRSHSSRRSSPESERQVQSRAGSYDGREREREREREREQFERERERKDLRQQQGPPGPLPPLQQQGQQRDWEPEGPREWGGRGREPLLMRGGNREQMRERDLRDMRGERERLLPEGLLQQHERERERERGGNRGVGRGGDHGNDRERERMLLMDLPPHGDPKNRMDMRGDRPDMRGDRPDLRGDMRGDMRPDVRGDIRGDMRGDMRGDIRGDMRPDMRGDIRGDMRGDMRGDMRPDIRGDIRGDMRPDMRGDIRGDMRGDIRGDMRGDIRGDMRPDMRGDIRGDMRGDMRPDMRGDIRGDMRPDIRGDIRGDMRPDMRGDIRGDMRPDMRGDIRGDMRPDIRGDIRGDMRPDMRGDMRGGPDIRADIRPDHMRPDIRGPDRVEFSLLLPHEALGHSGMDQDKPGNSHHPVGGEIQEAEKQDSIDDEDDAKADDAVSVVSGGEEYEPISDDELDEILADSAQKREDGQEEEKTPGPLDVIDVDWSSLMPKQKQEPRAAGAALLRFTPGAVLLRAGVSKRLAGPELLERVREVCKKELDDPKDADKLFEHDLGALNKAALNRKVERAGLLRNLGPCCKALCARRDMAIRRQLLKNEKGLTKQMYPSVPVVDSELFQLSMRLFKKTVAAARSNQPPLGPPAGPEKADKGPLGLVPAASPAAKPGTPQPPEMCVS; encoded by the exons ATGTCCAAGATAAGGCGGAGGGTAACAGTGGAGAATTCTAAAACCATATCTGACAGCAGCAGTAGCCAGACCAGCACCACCCCGTCTCGCCGGCCCAGCGTGTTTGAAAGACTCGGCCCCAGCACTGGTAGTAATGCTGTCGAGGTGTGTACCTCTACACCTGCATCTAACCCACTGACAGATACATCACATGCATGTCCAGAGAAG ACTAATTGTAGAAATTGGTTGAAGACTGGGAATTGCAGTTACGGCAATACTTGTCGCTACACACATGGAACTCAGCCACGAGGCAAAGGATTTAGTGGATCTTTTAGCAG GTCAGCGGAAAGACCAACTGGCGATCTGCGAGAGAGGATGAAGAATAAGAGGCAGGATGTTGAATCAGATGCTACAAAGAGAGACCCAGAGGAGCCTACGTCCCCCACAGCCAGA CAGCGAGACTCGTCCCGAGGCCGCCACAGGGAGAAGGAAGATATAAAAATCACTAAAGAGAGAACCCCTGCCAGCGAAGAAGAGACCACCGAGTGGGAAGCCAACCGCGAAG ACTCGGATAACGGCGACTACGACTACGAATTGTCCCTAGAGATGAAGAGGCAGAAGATCCAGCGGGAGCTCATGAAGTTGGAGCAGGAGAATATGGAGAAAAGAGAGGACATTGTTATCAAGAAGGAG GAGCCGACCACCAAAACTAGGACCACTATCATATCCAAG ACATCCCCGGAGCGTTCCAGCTCTAAAGGTTCCCCCTCCTCCAGGAAGTCCAGTGGATCTCCCAAACACACTAAAGGACCTAAAGCTTCCGGTTCtaggaagaaggagaagaagaccTCTGTGTCGTCCTCTGCGTCCGCCACGGCCAGATCTTCCAAGGGGGGCCACGGGAAGAAGAAAGGTCCCCGCACCCCCAGCCCTCCTCCTCCGGTGCTGCCGCTGGTGAACCCTGTCGTGGCAGCCGGGGGGAAGAAACACAAGGGGAAGCACAAGAACAAGGAGAAGTGTGAGGAGAAGCCGCCcaaggagggaaaggagagagggagagatgcggAGAAACacaaggagaagaaggagaaacgCAG AGACCGGTCAGACAGCTCCCACAAGGCCAAGCGGTCAGTGATGTCTGAGGAACGTTCCGGCAGCGTGTCCTCTCCTTCCAGAGACCGAGAGATGTccccgtcagccaggaagaacaAGTCCACCTCCCCAAAAGTAGCCTCCCAGAAGACCCTTGCGCCTGCCTCCCCACCTCACAG GTCTCCCCCTCCCCGCCACAAGCGCACCCCCACCCCGCCCCGCCACCACTCCCCCTCCTCCCACTCTGGCTCCTCAGCCCAGAGACACTCTCCTTCCCCCCGCCGGCGCCGCTCGGCATCCCCCGCCTACAACCGCGAGCCCCCAGCCGCCTCCTCACCTCCTGGCCAGAGGTGTTCCTCCCGCTCCCCTGCAGCCTCCCGGGACACCTCCTCTCCTCAGAGGAGGACTAGCCCCGGAGGACGAAACCACTCTCGGGGGCGTGAGAGAGGACGCAGCGAGAGGGGGAGGAGCCCACCTGCCCAGGAGCACCGACACGAGCGTCGAGACG AGAGCCGCGGGAAGCGAGAGAAAGACTGTAGCCGTGACGACCGGGACTACGAGGTGGCAGAGACGAGCTCTTCTCGTGATGCTGCCCGTGAGGACCGGGAGACAAAAGAGGGGCGAGAGCGCCGGGGTGACGGGCGCAGCGACCGACGAGGAGACTCCACCAGTACCTCCAGGGACCCCACCAGGGATAGAGACCGGGACACCAAGGACTCGACCCGGGAACCCAGAACCACAGAGACCACGTCAACACGCTCCGGACGAGACCCTCTGGAGTACAGGGACCGGGATCGAGAacgggagagggagcgagaaaaggagaaagagagggagcgggagagaggagagagggagaagacggACAGGAAGGAGGAGGCTGTCCCGGAGGAGGGGAGGGGCTATGGGAGGGGCCACGGgcgagaggaaggagggaggactgaagggaggggggaggtacGGGGGGAGACGAGGACAGAGAGTAGAGCTGAGAGACCTGGCAGGGGTAGGGGCCGCGAGGCTGACGCATCTGACAAAG GCTCCTCAGGCTCCACCCGGAATGCCCGAGGCTCCCAGCTGGAGAGTGGTGGTCATGACGGTTGGGACTCACGTAGCGGCGGAGGCTTCCGTGAGAAGAGTGCGGAGAGGAGCACCGACCGTGGGGCGGAGAGAGGAGgcgcagagagaggaggagcggagCGTGACCGTTATGacggagacaggagaggaggggagcaggcgACTGGGAGAGACTCATCCTACGACCGTAGAGGTGGTCACACTGACCGTGGTGACcgcagagagaacagggagagag ACCAAAGAGCATCCTCTCCTGGTCGGCACCCAGCCAGAGGAGAAGAGCCAGACAGGGAGGAGACCAGAGGGAGGGATGAACgcagaggagaggaaaaaggagGGGACAGACGAGAGGACAGAGcccgagagagggagcgagagagggaacgggaaagagagaaggagagggaaagagagagggagaaggagagggaggcagagcgGGAGAGGGTccgggagagggagcgagaacgggagcgagagagggagagggaaaaggagaaagagagggaaaaggagcgagagagggaacgggagagggaagagagggagcgggagagggaggagcgagatagggagaggaaggagagagagcgggagagggaacgagagcgggagagggagcgagagcaaagagagagggagaggcagcggGAATGGGAGGAACGTGAGAAAGGAAGGGATGAGCGACGGGAACGGACTAGGGATGAACCAAGGGACGACCGCTCTGTCCGAGACTCTCATGAAGACCGCAAGACCAG CCGGAAGAGGCACAGGGTAGAGACCACACCCAGCCCGACTCGCCCCTCTCCCAAGCGAGCAAGGGACGCCCCCCCAGGAGACGGCGAGGAATACAACAGCCCTGAAGAGAAAAGTGAGCGTTTGATTGGTGGAGGCCAGCCCAAGGTCCGCCCCACCTCTGGCCCTGGCCCAATCACCATCCTCCCCGTCACAGTACcagtgtgtcctcctcctccagtgCTTGACA GTGTTGAGAAACACCGGCTGTTGAGTCAGGTGGTACTCCCGCCCCAGGAGCCCCTCCTGCGTTCCCCCCCCAGCACCTCTGTAGCGGAGGACACCAAGCCCAGCCGCTGGAAGGACGAGGAGCGCCGTGGAGGCGGGGacaagagggaggggaggagccGCCGGAACGAGGAGGCCGACGCCcgtggagacagaggaggagcaggCAGAGGAGGTGAGAGACGGGGGGAGCACCCCTCAGATAGCAGTACCCCTGTCTCGGCCTCCGGCTCGGACTctaggagaggtaaagagagggacGGTGGGGAGCCCACCCCTCCCCCGCCGCCCGTCGCCCTGGTCACTGAGGACAGAGACGCTCCAGTCCCGTCAGGTCATGAGGAGGGCAAGAAGAAGACTAAGTCCCAGAAGAAAGGCCTGAAgaaggggaggaaggaggagggtgtGGCAGGAGGTGTTTCAGGAGCTCCAGAGAGGTTCACCAACCCAGAGCCCCCCTCCTCCATGGCCCTCTCGGACGGCCCCccgccccctctcctctccccccgcAAAGCGCCTAAGAAGAAGGCGCTGGACAAGAAGAGGAAACGATCCCGTGGCGCCGAGTCGGACGCGTCTGAGGAGGAACCAGGCTCCTCCCATCTTCCCCCGGGCAAGAGGAACAAGAGGGGTCCCCGGACGCCCCCGCCCGCGCCAAAGGAGGCTCTGCTATCCCAGAGGGCCGTGCCACATTCTGTTGCAGAGCCCTTGCCACAGCCCGTCAAAATGGACGCCAACTTCAGCGACTGGTCTGACGAGGATGTGCTGGAGCGCGGTGGTGTATCGGCGGCTGTTAAGGCACCCCCCACAGTCCTCACTGAGAGGACTCCGACCGAAGCTCTTCCCAGGAGAGGAGGTCCGAGGGGGGGcaaggagagggtggagaggccTGTTCCCCCGCCCATCGCCCCTCTGCTGTCCCAGGACCCTCCTATGTTACTCCAGACCCTGCCTCCCCAGCCCCTCATGTCCCAGCCCCTGCTGAGGAAGCCTCCTCCGGAGCAGAAGAGGAGCAGCAGTATGGGAAGCAACCAGAGCAGGGCCTCATCCAGACGTCTCCGCTCTCCCTCCAACGAGTCAGCCCACAGAGAGGACCCTCAGCAGGGCCAAGGACCAGGCCGACCCAGGAGAGGACACCAGCTCCAGGGGGGCAACTCCCGAGACCGGGAACGAGAAAGGGAgcgagacagggaaagagagagggagcgtggtgagagagagaggggaccagTTGTCACAGAACCTCCggtggtgaggggagaggagcGGAAGTCACGCATCGaccagctgaggagaggagagcccagTCGCAGCACCTCCTCAG ACCGGCAGGACTCTCGCAGCCACAGCTCCAGACGAAGCTCCCCTGAGTCAGAGCGGCAGGTGCAGTCGCGGGCCGGGTCCTACGACGGCCGAGagcgtgagagggagagagagagggagcgggaacAGTTTGAGAGGGAGCGGGAGCGCAAGGACCTCCGACAGCAGCAGGGGCCTCCGGGGCCACTACCTCCTCTCCAGCAGCAGGGGCAGCAGAGAGACTGGGAGCCCGAGGGGCCACGGGAGTGGGGTGGGAGGGGCCGTGAACCCCTCCTCATGCGTGGAGGCAACAGAGAGCAAATGAGAGAGCGTGATCTCCGTGACAtgcggggtgagagagagaggcttctgCCCGAGGGTCTCCTGCAGCAGCACGAACGAGAGCGGGAAAGAGAGCGCGGCGGCAACAGGGGCGTTGGCCGCGGTGGCGACCATGGCAACGACCGGGAGCGGGAGAGGATGCTGCTGATGGACCTGCCGCCACATGGGGACCCCAAGAACAGGATGGACATGAGGGGAGACAGACCAGATATGAGGGGAGACAGACCAGATTTAAGAGGGGACATGCGAGGAGATATGAGACCTGATGTGAGGGGAGACATTCGAGGGGATATGAGAGGAGATATGAGAGGAGACATTCGAGGAGATATGAGACCTGATATGAGGGGAGACATTCGAGGGGATATGAGAGGAGATATGAGGGGAGACATGAGACCTGATATTAGGGGAGACATTCGAGGGGACATGAGACCCGATATGAGGGGAGACATTCGAGGGGACATGAGGGGAGACATTCGAGGGGACATGAGGGGAGACATTCGAGGGGACATGAGACCTGATATGAGGGGAGACATTCGAGGGGATATGAGGGGGGACATGAGACCTGATATGAGGGGAGACATTCGAGGGGACATGAGACCTGATATTAGGGGAGACATTCGAGGGGACATGAGACCTGATATGAGGGGAGACATTCGAGGGGACATGAGACCTGATATGAGGGGAGACATTCGAGGGGACATGAGACCTGATATTAGGGGAGACATTCGAGGGGACATGAGACCCGATATGAGGGGGGATATGAGAGGGGGACCAGATATAAGAGCGGACATAAGGCCAGATCACATGAGACCAGATATCAGGGGGCCGGACAGGGTTGAgttctctctcctgctcccccACGAAGCTTTGGGACACAGCGGCATGGACCAGGACAAACCAGGCAACAGCCATCACCCTGTGGGAGGAGAGATACAGGAAGCAGAGAAACAGGACAGCATTGACG ACGAAGATGACGCGAAGGCGGATGACGCTGTGTCGGTGGTGTCTGGCGGGGAGGAGTACGAGCCAATCAGTGATGACGAGTTGGATGAGATCTTGGCGGACAGCGCCCAGAAGAGAGAGGATGGGCAGGAAGAAGAGAAGACGCCAG GTCCCCTGGATGTGATTGATGTGGACTGGTCCAGCCTGATGCCCAAGCAGAAGCAGGAGCCCCGGGCGGCAGGGGCAGCTCTGCTCCGGTTCACCCCAGGGGCAGTGCTCCTCAGGGCGGGCGTCTCCAAGCGGCTGGCTGGGCCCGAGCTCCTGGAGAGAGTCAGGGAGGTCTGCAAGAAGGAGCTGGACGACCCTAAAG ATGCTGACAAGCTGTTTGAGCACGACCTGGGTGCTCTGAACAAGGCAGCTCTGAACAGGAAGGTAGAGAGGGCAGGTCTGCTGAGGAACCTGGGCCCCTGCTGTAAGGCCCTCTGTGCCCGCAGGGACATGGCCATCAGACGGCAGCTCCTCAAGAACGAAAAG ggcctGACCAAGCAGATGTACCCCAGTGTTCCTGTGGTGGACAGTGAGCTCTTCCAACTCAGCATGCGTCTCTTCAAGAAAACTGTAGCCGCCGCCAGAAGCAACCAGCCCCCGTTGGGGCCCCCAGCAGGCCCAGAGAAGGCCGACAAGGGGCCACTGGGGCTGGTACCGGCAGCTTCACCGGCAGCCAAGCCCGGTACACCACAGCCCCCCGAGATGTGTGTCTCCTGA